In bacterium, a genomic segment contains:
- the rny gene encoding ribonuclease Y: protein MISLLSSYIFWLVSAGVGLGFGAAGYVYRKYAAESKIRRAEECVERILKDAEKEIETKRKELDLEAKGELYKLRSSFEQETSAKTKELHALESKIGQKESNLDRKVDLWERREREIAEKENGIRRKTEDLSRRQIELTRTLEEEKSSLQRISGLTPEKAREVFLAKIAEEAKYDAALLAKKIEDESLENAQKKAKEIIATAIQRCAAEYTTESTVSVVSLPNEEMKGRIIGREGRNIRAFETATGINIIVDDTPEAVILSGFDPIRREIAKVALEKLIADGRIHPGRIEEVVEKADKEVQFSIKEAGEQAALEVGVQGLNSEEIKLIGRLKYRTSYGQNVLQHSKEAAYLAGAMAAELGQDIKTAKRAGLLHDIGKSVDHEVEGTHAQIGADLARKCGESDKIVYAIASHHEEKPTNTILSVLIQAADAISASRPGVRRETFEKYVKRLEELESIATSFPGVNKTYAINAGREIRVMVEPDKISDKESVKLLQDISKKIEKNLNYPGQIKITLIRETRVVDYAK, encoded by the coding sequence ATGATTAGCCTGTTAAGTAGTTATATTTTTTGGCTTGTAAGTGCAGGAGTTGGGCTTGGCTTTGGAGCAGCAGGATATGTATATAGAAAATATGCAGCTGAATCAAAGATAAGGAGAGCAGAAGAGTGTGTTGAGAGAATACTTAAAGATGCAGAAAAAGAGATTGAGACAAAGCGGAAGGAGTTGGATCTAGAAGCAAAAGGTGAGCTGTATAAGTTAAGATCTTCATTTGAGCAAGAGACAAGTGCAAAAACAAAGGAACTTCATGCTCTTGAGAGTAAGATAGGCCAAAAGGAATCAAATTTAGATAGAAAGGTTGACCTGTGGGAGAGAAGAGAACGGGAGATTGCAGAGAAAGAAAACGGCATAAGACGAAAAACAGAAGACCTAAGTAGAAGACAAATAGAACTTACTCGAACCTTAGAAGAAGAAAAAAGCAGCCTTCAAAGAATTTCCGGACTCACCCCAGAAAAAGCTAGAGAAGTATTTCTTGCCAAAATAGCTGAAGAAGCTAAATATGACGCAGCGCTTTTAGCAAAGAAAATAGAAGACGAGTCTCTGGAGAATGCCCAAAAAAAGGCCAAGGAAATCATAGCTACAGCAATTCAGAGATGCGCCGCAGAATACACCACTGAATCTACAGTATCTGTTGTATCTTTGCCAAACGAGGAGATGAAAGGACGTATCATTGGTCGTGAAGGGAGAAATATCCGGGCGTTTGAGACTGCAACAGGTATAAATATTATTGTTGATGACACTCCAGAAGCGGTTATACTTTCGGGTTTTGATCCTATAAGAAGAGAGATTGCAAAAGTTGCTTTAGAAAAACTTATTGCGGACGGAAGGATTCACCCTGGTAGAATAGAAGAAGTTGTAGAAAAAGCCGATAAAGAAGTTCAATTTTCTATTAAGGAAGCCGGAGAACAGGCTGCCTTGGAAGTTGGAGTTCAAGGACTTAACTCAGAAGAAATAAAACTGATTGGGCGTCTGAAGTATAGGACAAGTTATGGACAGAATGTATTGCAGCATTCAAAGGAAGCAGCTTATCTGGCAGGGGCAATGGCTGCAGAATTAGGTCAGGATATAAAGACAGCAAAACGTGCAGGTCTCTTGCATGATATAGGTAAGTCTGTGGACCATGAAGTGGAAGGTACGCACGCACAGATAGGTGCAGATTTGGCAAGGAAATGTGGTGAGTCAGATAAGATAGTTTATGCAATTGCTTCACATCATGAGGAAAAGCCAACAAATACCATTCTTTCTGTGCTTATTCAGGCAGCTGATGCAATCTCTGCATCACGGCCTGGTGTGAGACGCGAAACATTCGAAAAATATGTAAAGCGGTTGGAAGAATTAGAAAGTATTGCAACATCATTTCCAGGTGTTAATAAAACATATGCGATCAACGCTGGTAGAGAGATTAGAGTCATGGTTGAACCTGATAAGATAAGTGATAAAGAAAGTGTTAAACTTTTGCAGGATATAAGTAAGAAAATAGAAAAAAACTTGAATTATCCAGGGCAGATCAAGATTACTTTAATTCGCGAGACTAGAGTAGTTGATTATGCAAAATAG
- a CDS encoding FAD:protein FMN transferase, giving the protein MGTEVNIIVVGNSRTMIRSAAQAGFREISRIEDIMSAYKPDSELSLLNKAGEQEASRELLYVINKARYTSELSNGAFDITCKPLIDLWLNARETKEFPNTQNILNTLSLVGYRNILIKNNNVKFDKAGMKIDLGGLAKGYAVDMAMDLIKNYDIKGALVDAGGDIRAIGKREDGKLWKIGIKHPRVKDKIIGLIDLENSAVATSGDYERFFMLNGKRYSHIIDPRTGYPVDNQIVSVSVLSSDCLTCDSLATALTVLGEERGIELIEKLKGIEALIITIKDGNLNLIKSSGMKEFVLNY; this is encoded by the coding sequence ATGGGCACAGAAGTAAATATAATTGTTGTTGGCAATAGCAGAACAATGATACGCTCAGCAGCACAGGCTGGATTTAGAGAAATATCGAGAATAGAAGATATTATGAGTGCCTATAAACCAGATAGTGAACTGTCCTTGCTGAACAAGGCAGGGGAACAAGAAGCCAGCAGAGAACTTCTGTATGTGATAAACAAAGCTCGTTATACTTCAGAGTTATCAAACGGCGCGTTTGACATTACATGTAAGCCATTAATTGATCTATGGCTTAATGCCAGAGAAACAAAGGAATTTCCGAATACACAGAATATTCTAAATACTTTATCTCTTGTTGGATATAGAAATATTTTAATAAAAAACAATAATGTGAAGTTCGATAAAGCAGGCATGAAAATTGACTTGGGTGGATTAGCTAAGGGATATGCAGTAGATATGGCTATGGATCTTATTAAAAACTATGATATTAAAGGGGCTCTTGTTGATGCAGGAGGCGATATCAGAGCTATTGGCAAGCGGGAAGATGGGAAGCTGTGGAAAATAGGGATAAAGCATCCCAGGGTAAAGGATAAAATTATAGGACTTATAGACTTAGAAAATAGCGCAGTTGCAACCTCCGGGGATTATGAAAGATTTTTTATGCTGAATGGCAAGAGATATTCCCACATAATTGACCCAAGGACCGGCTATCCAGTAGATAATCAAATAGTGAGTGTTTCTGTGTTATCCTCGGATTGTCTGACTTGCGATAGCTTGGCAACAGCCCTAACAGTGCTTGGAGAGGAAAGGGGCATTGAACTAATAGAAAAATTAAAAGGAATAGAAGCATTAATCATTACTATAAAAGACGGGAATTTAAATCTAATAAAATCGTCTGGGATGAAGGAGTTTGTCCTTAATTATTAG
- the thrS gene encoding threonine--tRNA ligase, whose protein sequence is MALAVQQLYPNTKIGIGPAIEDGFYYDFDKKTPFVPEDFEKIENKMQEIIDKQTCFERIEVSKDEAKEIFEKRDELYKLELLDEITDEKVSLYKTGDFIDLCRGPHVKSAADIKAFKLLSVAGAYWRGDEKNKMLQRIYGTAWYTKEELDKYVNKLIEAKKRDHRKLGKELDLYSIHEEAGAGLIFWHPKGAMIRRVIEDFWYEEHMQRGYQFVNIPHISNINLWKTSGHLDFYKDNMYSPMEIDSQDYIIKPMNCPGHILIYKTKLHSYKELPIRYAELGTVYRYEKSGVLHGMLRVRGFTQDDAHIFCTPNQLKNEIKEVIELMDYMMKIFGFEYEVFLSTRDKSNKFAGSIEDWEKATGTLEDVLKGKNITYMVEEGEAVFYGPKIDVKMKDSLGRLWQGPTVQFDFNLPHRFNVTYIGEDGKEHYAMMVHRTVLGSMERFVGTLIEHYGGAFPVWLSPVQVKILTIGEDNVPYAKEMQSLLKAEQIRAELDPRDEKIGLKIRESELDKIPYMLIIGDREVKEKTVSIRKHGNRDCTGMDIKQFINQIRKQIEIRK, encoded by the coding sequence ATGGCTTTAGCTGTCCAGCAATTGTATCCGAACACAAAGATAGGCATAGGGCCAGCTATTGAAGACGGGTTTTATTACGATTTTGATAAAAAAACTCCATTTGTCCCAGAAGATTTTGAAAAGATTGAGAACAAGATGCAGGAGATAATAGATAAGCAAACATGTTTTGAACGGATTGAGGTGTCTAAGGATGAGGCTAAGGAGATATTTGAAAAAAGAGATGAATTATATAAATTAGAACTGCTTGATGAGATTACTGATGAGAAAGTGAGTTTGTATAAGACAGGTGATTTTATTGACCTCTGTCGTGGACCACATGTTAAGAGTGCTGCTGACATAAAGGCATTTAAATTGCTTAGTGTTGCTGGCGCGTATTGGCGTGGAGATGAAAAAAATAAAATGCTTCAGAGGATATATGGGACAGCCTGGTATACAAAAGAGGAACTTGATAAGTATGTAAATAAACTCATAGAGGCTAAAAAGCGTGATCATAGGAAACTTGGAAAAGAGCTTGATTTATACAGCATACATGAAGAAGCAGGCGCAGGGCTTATCTTCTGGCATCCAAAGGGAGCTATGATTCGCAGAGTAATCGAAGACTTCTGGTATGAGGAGCATATGCAGCGCGGGTATCAGTTTGTTAATATACCTCATATCTCAAATATCAATTTGTGGAAGACCAGCGGACATCTGGATTTTTACAAGGACAATATGTATTCTCCAATGGAAATAGATTCTCAGGATTATATAATCAAGCCTATGAACTGTCCCGGACATATATTGATTTACAAAACAAAACTGCATAGTTATAAAGAACTGCCAATACGCTATGCAGAGCTCGGCACAGTCTATAGATACGAGAAATCAGGCGTGCTTCACGGTATGCTGAGGGTTCGTGGTTTTACTCAGGATGATGCCCATATATTTTGCACTCCCAACCAGCTTAAAAATGAGATAAAAGAAGTAATAGAACTTATGGACTATATGATGAAAATATTTGGATTTGAATATGAAGTATTTTTGAGCACAAGAGATAAAAGCAATAAATTTGCAGGAAGCATTGAAGACTGGGAGAAAGCTACAGGTACTCTTGAAGATGTATTAAAAGGAAAGAATATAACATACATGGTTGAAGAAGGAGAGGCAGTTTTTTATGGTCCAAAGATTGATGTAAAAATGAAAGACTCTCTTGGCAGATTGTGGCAGGGGCCAACTGTGCAGTTTGACTTTAATCTGCCGCATCGTTTTAATGTTACCTACATTGGAGAAGATGGAAAAGAACATTATGCAATGATGGTTCACCGTACTGTTCTTGGTTCCATGGAAAGGTTTGTGGGAACTCTTATTGAGCATTATGGGGGAGCTTTTCCAGTATGGCTTTCACCTGTTCAGGTTAAAATATTGACGATAGGAGAGGATAATGTCCCTTATGCAAAAGAAATGCAGAGCCTGTTGAAAGCGGAACAAATAAGAGCAGAACTTGATCCTAGAGATGAAAAAATAGGATTAAAAATAAGGGAATCAGAACTGGATAAAATTCCTTACATGCTTATAATAGGAGACAGGGAAGTTAAAGAGAAGACAGTGTCTATTCGAAAACACGGAAATAGGGATTGTACGGGAATGGATATTAAGCAATTTATAAACCAAATTAGGAAACAAATAGAGATTAGAAAATGA
- a CDS encoding TIGR00282 family metallophosphoesterase, producing the protein MRILFIGDVVGKAGRCAIEKLVPALLNTNSIDVCIANGENAAGGTGITQKISNQLFSSGIDIITSGNHIWSNKDILSALDTDKRILRPANYPDGVKGIGSTTFKSKKGYIIGITNLMGRVFMKPLDCPFKVAEREIRELKKKTTVNIIDFHAEATSEKMALGRYLDGKVTAVIGTHTHVQTADEKIFPKGTAYITDAGMTGPHDSIIGAKKDSVFQRFLTQVPVKIEAASEDIWLNGVIIEADYDSGKALSIKRISKKL; encoded by the coding sequence ATTAGAATTCTTTTCATCGGGGATGTGGTTGGCAAGGCTGGACGTTGTGCGATAGAGAAACTTGTTCCAGCCTTATTGAATACAAATAGCATAGATGTATGTATCGCAAATGGAGAGAACGCTGCAGGAGGCACTGGCATTACACAGAAAATCTCCAATCAACTTTTTTCCTCTGGAATAGATATTATAACATCAGGTAATCACATATGGAGCAATAAGGATATACTAAGTGCTTTGGACACTGATAAGAGAATACTGCGGCCAGCGAACTATCCTGATGGAGTCAAAGGGATTGGTTCTACAACATTTAAAAGTAAAAAAGGGTATATAATTGGAATCACAAATCTTATGGGACGTGTTTTTATGAAGCCTTTGGACTGCCCTTTTAAGGTAGCGGAGAGAGAAATAAGAGAATTAAAAAAGAAAACAACGGTAAATATTATAGATTTTCATGCTGAAGCAACATCTGAAAAGATGGCTTTAGGTAGATACTTAGATGGTAAAGTTACTGCAGTAATAGGAACCCATACACATGTTCAAACCGCTGATGAAAAGATTTTTCCTAAGGGCACAGCCTATATTACAGATGCTGGAATGACTGGTCCTCACGATTCAATAATAGGAGCAAAAAAAGATTCTGTTTTTCAGCGTTTTCTAACACAAGTTCCGGTAAAAATTGAAGCCGCTTCAGAGGATATCTGGCTGAATGGGGTAATTATTGAAGCGGATTATGATTCTGGGAAAGCGCTATCTATTAAGAGAATAAGCAAGAAGCTGTAA